From Oncorhynchus nerka isolate Pitt River linkage group LG1, Oner_Uvic_2.0, whole genome shotgun sequence, the proteins below share one genomic window:
- the kctd12.1 gene encoding BTB/POZ domain-containing protein KCTD12.1, which translates to MAMTDTEWGSSNRAESGSPFSEIIELNVGGQVYVTRHITLVAVPDSLLWTMFSKKAPKDLARDGKGRYFLDRDGFLFRYILDYLRDLNLVLPDYFPEKSRLQREAEFFQLRDLSKRLSPSMSKENSINEEICPSDTEEGALQCGTGSSSVGMETLRMMTAMSSARSQSMESRKSGYITIGYRGSYTIGRDIQTDAKFRRVARITVCGKTSLAKEVFGDTLNESRDPDRPPERYTSRYYLKFNFLEQAFDKLTEVGFHMVACSSTGTCAYTSNDPNEDKIWTSYNEYVFCRD; encoded by the coding sequence ATGGCAATGACGGACACAGAGTGGGGGAGCTCAAATCGAGCCGAGTCTGGGTCCCCATTCTCTGAGATAATTGAACTGAATGTCGGGGGACAGGTGTATGTGACACGGCACATAACTTTGGTCGCCGTTCCAGACTCGCTCCTCTGGACCATGTTCAGCAAGAAGGCTCCAAAGGACCTGGCGCGAGACGGCAAAGGGCGCTACTTCTTGGACAGGGACGGTTTCTTGTTCCGTTATATTTTAGACTACCTGCGGGACCTCAACCTGGTGCTGCCTGATTATTTCCCCGAGAAAAGCCGGCTGCAGAGGGAGGCTGAGTTTTTCCAGCTGCGGGACCTGTCTAAGCGCCTGAGCCCCAGTATGAGCAAAGAGAACTCCATCAACGAGGAGATTTGCCCGAGCGACACCGAGGAGGGTGCGCTTCAGTGCGGCACCGGGTCCTCCAGCGTTGGCATGGAAACTTTGCGCATGATGACTGCAATGAGCAGCGCTCGCTCCCAGTCTATGGAGTCCAGAAAGTCGGGCTACATCACAATTGGATACCGGGGATCGTACACTATAGGGAGAGATATCCAAACCGACGCCAAGTTCAGGAGAGTGGCGCGCATCACGGTGTGCGGGAAAACTTCCCTTGCCAAAGAAGTGTTCGGGGACACTTTGAATGAGAGCAGGGACCCCGACCGGCCACCGGAGAGGTATACGTCCCGTTACTACCTGAAATTCAATTTCCTTGAGCAGGCGTTTGACAAGCTGACCGAGGTTGGCTTTCACATGGTGGCTTGTAGCTCCACGGGCACATGCGCCTACACCAGCAATGACCCAAACGAGGATAAAATCTGGACGAGTTATAACGAGTATGTGTTCTGTCGGGACTAA